The following proteins are encoded in a genomic region of Cellulomonas sp. ES6:
- a CDS encoding type II secretion system F family protein, translating to MTEVLLVALVAAAWLLARPGARRVSPPRTSAPAVVEVEVDLATAVDLVAVAVEAGASVPHALRSVGAAIGGRRGDDLARAGAAVLLGASWPTAWAHAPVLGATLDGLGAAWAGGTAPGPALRTAADELRRRRARAARDAAGRLGVRLVLPLGLCFLPAFVLLGLVPVLASFLSRLLG from the coding sequence GTGACCGAGGTGCTGCTCGTCGCGCTGGTCGCGGCGGCCTGGCTGCTGGCACGGCCGGGCGCGCGACGCGTCTCCCCGCCCCGCACGAGCGCCCCGGCCGTCGTCGAGGTCGAGGTGGATCTCGCGACGGCGGTGGACCTCGTCGCGGTCGCCGTCGAGGCCGGCGCCAGCGTCCCGCACGCGCTCCGGTCCGTCGGGGCCGCGATCGGCGGCAGGCGCGGCGACGACCTGGCGCGCGCTGGTGCGGCCGTCCTGCTGGGCGCGTCGTGGCCGACGGCCTGGGCCCACGCCCCGGTCCTCGGCGCGACGCTGGACGGGCTCGGCGCCGCGTGGGCGGGCGGGACAGCACCAGGACCGGCGCTGCGGACGGCCGCGGACGAGCTGCGCCGGCGTCGGGCGCGGGCGGCGCGCGACGCGGCCGGACGCCTCGGGGTGCGGCTGGTGCTGCCGCTCGGGCTGTGCTTCCTGCCGGCGTTCGTGCTCCTGGGGCTGGTCCCGGTGCTGGCGTCCTTCCTGTCACGGCTGCTCGGCTGA
- a CDS encoding TadA family conjugal transfer-associated ATPase, whose product MTGPAAPAAVDLTGLVAAVRRRLAETGAPVDPAAVDRALRDCGRVLGSAALAELGPVVRAEILGAGALQPLLDDPDVTDVLVNGPEEVWVERRGQLVRVPLSLGDPGRVRELAVRLAAAGGQRLDDARPAVDARLPDGTRLHAVLPPVADGCTLLSLRTVRPRAFTLPELVASGTVAAPVGELLHRLVRVRANLLVSGATGTGKTTLLSTLLSLADHGERIVCVEEAGELAPRHPHVVRLLARRPNVEHAGGVDLADLVRESLRMRPDRVVLGECRGVEIREVLSALNTGHDGGCTTVHANTAADVPARLEALGASAGLGRAALAAQAVSAFHAVVHLRRDAGRRRVAEIGVVEREGAEGLVVRTAVLVDPDGAVSAGPGWEALAARVAARSSAPGAGRAPVPSPPVPSAPVPAVPVPALVPSPPAPAPSPAHLGPEGTLRARRRPS is encoded by the coding sequence GTGACCGGACCCGCGGCGCCCGCAGCCGTCGACCTCACCGGCCTGGTGGCCGCCGTGCGGCGACGGCTCGCCGAGACCGGCGCACCGGTGGACCCCGCCGCGGTGGACCGCGCGCTGCGGGACTGCGGGCGCGTCCTCGGCAGCGCCGCGCTCGCGGAGCTGGGGCCCGTGGTGCGCGCCGAGATCCTCGGGGCCGGCGCCCTGCAGCCGCTGCTCGACGACCCCGACGTGACCGACGTGCTCGTCAACGGACCCGAGGAGGTCTGGGTCGAGCGCCGAGGGCAGCTCGTGCGCGTCCCGCTGTCGCTGGGCGACCCCGGCCGGGTGCGGGAGCTCGCCGTGCGCCTCGCGGCGGCGGGCGGGCAGCGCCTCGACGACGCGCGCCCAGCGGTGGACGCGCGGCTGCCCGACGGGACGCGGCTCCACGCGGTGCTGCCCCCGGTCGCGGACGGCTGCACGCTGCTGTCCCTGCGCACGGTGCGTCCGCGGGCGTTCACCCTGCCGGAGCTGGTGGCGTCCGGCACGGTGGCCGCGCCCGTGGGCGAGCTGCTCCACCGCCTCGTGCGGGTGCGGGCCAACCTGCTCGTGTCCGGCGCGACGGGCACGGGCAAGACGACCCTGCTGTCGACGCTGCTCTCTCTGGCCGACCACGGCGAGCGGATCGTGTGCGTCGAGGAGGCCGGCGAGCTCGCCCCCCGACACCCGCACGTGGTCCGCCTGCTCGCCCGCCGTCCGAACGTCGAGCACGCCGGTGGGGTCGACCTCGCCGACCTGGTCCGCGAGTCGCTGCGCATGCGGCCGGACCGCGTCGTGCTGGGGGAGTGCCGGGGCGTCGAGATCCGCGAGGTGCTCAGCGCCCTCAACACCGGGCACGACGGCGGCTGCACCACCGTGCACGCCAACACGGCGGCGGATGTGCCCGCCCGGCTCGAGGCGCTCGGTGCGTCCGCCGGGCTCGGGCGCGCCGCGCTCGCGGCCCAGGCCGTCAGCGCGTTCCACGCCGTGGTGCACCTGCGGCGCGACGCCGGCCGGCGCCGGGTCGCGGAGATCGGGGTGGTCGAGAGGGAGGGCGCCGAGGGGCTGGTGGTGCGGACCGCGGTCCTCGTCGACCCGGACGGGGCCGTGAGCGCCGGTCCCGGGTGGGAGGCGCTCGCGGCACGCGTGGCCGCCCGGTCGTCGGCACCCGGCGCGGGTCGGGCGCCCGTGCCGTCGCCGCCCGTGCCGTCCGCGCCTGTGCCGGCAGTGCCCGTGCCGGCGCTCGTGCCGTCACCGCCCGCGCCGGCACCGTCCCCGGCGCACCTCGGCCCCGAGGGGACCCTGCGCGCGCGCCGGCGGCCGTCGTGA
- a CDS encoding 4Fe-4S dicluster domain-containing protein, protein MKAQTIPERLGANRYEVDEEESHIVVDQELCRTTGTGKRIIAVCPAGVYSERDGQIDVEYAACLECGTCLAVAAPGALTWRYPRGGFGVSFREG, encoded by the coding sequence GTGAAGGCGCAGACGATCCCGGAGCGGCTCGGAGCCAACCGGTACGAGGTCGACGAGGAGGAGTCCCACATCGTCGTCGACCAGGAGCTCTGCCGGACCACCGGCACGGGCAAGCGGATCATCGCGGTCTGCCCCGCCGGGGTGTACTCCGAGCGGGACGGGCAGATCGACGTCGAGTACGCCGCCTGCCTGGAGTGCGGCACCTGCCTGGCCGTCGCGGCCCCCGGCGCGCTCACCTGGCGCTACCCGCGCGGTGGGTTCGGGGTGTCCTTCCGGGAGGGCTGA
- a CDS encoding HAD family hydrolase: MSEDHAAPEPDAPAPGGAPPDDTPLPDGPAARTTERGTAPGLRPAAFFDLDKTIIATSAATAFARPFLAGGLLSRGAMLRSAGAQIAFLLGSATEGRTEKVRAQLSAMVAGWDVAQVSAIVAASVHDAIDPVLYAEALELIEQHHAAGHDVVVVSASSEELVRPVAALVGADEVIASRMAVRDGRYTGEIAFYAYGAAKADAMRDLAARRGYDLGRSSAYTDSATDAPMLAAVGHGAVVNPDRALARLAAAEGWTALRFRRHVPVGARRRPVVLRQLTGAAGPRAELVGVLLAGVLLVAAVAGQWVLRRARRPAPGR, from the coding sequence ATGAGCGAGGACCACGCGGCACCGGAGCCCGACGCCCCCGCGCCGGGCGGTGCCCCACCGGACGACACGCCCCTGCCCGACGGACCCGCGGCCCGGACGACGGAGCGCGGGACCGCCCCGGGCCTGCGCCCCGCCGCGTTCTTCGACCTGGACAAGACGATCATCGCGACGTCGGCGGCCACCGCGTTCGCCCGGCCGTTCCTGGCCGGTGGGCTGCTCAGCCGCGGCGCGATGCTCCGGTCCGCCGGCGCGCAGATCGCGTTCCTGCTGGGCAGCGCCACGGAGGGCCGCACGGAGAAGGTCCGCGCGCAGCTCTCCGCGATGGTGGCCGGCTGGGACGTGGCGCAGGTGTCGGCGATCGTCGCCGCGTCCGTGCACGACGCGATCGACCCGGTGCTCTACGCCGAGGCGCTGGAGCTGATCGAGCAGCACCACGCGGCGGGCCACGACGTCGTGGTGGTGTCCGCCTCGAGCGAGGAGCTGGTGCGCCCGGTCGCCGCGCTCGTGGGCGCCGACGAGGTGATCGCCAGCCGGATGGCCGTGCGGGACGGGCGGTACACCGGTGAGATCGCCTTCTACGCCTACGGGGCGGCGAAGGCGGACGCGATGCGCGACCTGGCGGCCCGCCGGGGGTACGACCTCGGGCGGTCGTCCGCCTACACGGACTCCGCGACGGACGCCCCGATGCTCGCCGCCGTGGGCCACGGCGCCGTGGTGAACCCCGACCGGGCGCTGGCGCGCCTGGCGGCCGCCGAGGGCTGGACGGCGCTGCGCTTCCGGCGCCACGTGCCGGTGGGGGCCCGGCGCCGGCCGGTGGTGCTGCGCCAGCTCACGGGGGCCGCCGGCCCGCGTGCGGAGCTCGTCGGGGTCCTCCTGGCCGGGGTGCTCCTGGTCGCCGCCGTGGCGGGGCAGTGGGTCCTCCGACGCGCCCGGCGTCCGGCTCCCGGACGCTGA
- a CDS encoding pilus assembly protein FlpE encodes MTVVQEVGPRGAPPGGRARVLSRRRGEAVPAGRAGPPPGGPRGAGVVGVLGARGGAGATVLAAALARRLARRAPAVLVQAGPGPSVDTVLGVEAAPGLRWPDLAGARGAVDPGPLAAGLVRWGRCAVLAADDARPGAPAPGVLLDVLDALARAFPSVVLDLDRAALLGARPGGEPAGALDVCDRVLLAVPRDVPGAAGARLLHLVLRDRVPRVGLVACGRAPGGLGATELAAAVGLPLVGALPHVRSLAAAVDHGAGPVLGRSAERAVARVLARLP; translated from the coding sequence GTGACGGTCGTGCAGGAGGTCGGGCCACGGGGAGCGCCGCCGGGCGGGCGCGCCCGGGTGCTGTCGCGCCGGCGGGGTGAGGCGGTGCCGGCCGGCCGGGCGGGGCCACCGCCGGGCGGGCCGCGCGGGGCCGGGGTGGTGGGCGTGCTCGGTGCCCGGGGCGGCGCCGGGGCGACCGTGCTCGCCGCGGCCCTCGCGCGGCGCCTGGCCCGGCGCGCACCGGCCGTCCTGGTCCAGGCGGGGCCGGGGCCGTCGGTCGACACGGTGCTCGGCGTCGAGGCCGCCCCCGGGCTGCGGTGGCCCGACCTGGCCGGCGCCCGCGGGGCCGTCGACCCGGGACCGCTGGCCGCCGGCCTCGTCCGGTGGGGCCGGTGCGCCGTGCTGGCCGCCGACGACGCGCGCCCCGGCGCCCCGGCGCCCGGTGTGCTGCTCGACGTGCTCGACGCGCTGGCGCGCGCGTTCCCGTCGGTGGTGCTGGACCTCGACAGGGCGGCGCTCCTCGGCGCGCGACCGGGGGGCGAGCCGGCCGGCGCCCTCGACGTGTGCGACCGCGTGCTGCTCGCCGTCCCGCGCGACGTGCCCGGAGCCGCCGGCGCCCGCCTGCTGCACCTGGTGCTGCGGGACCGCGTCCCGCGCGTCGGGCTCGTCGCGTGCGGCCGGGCCCCCGGGGGTCTCGGCGCCACGGAGCTCGCCGCAGCCGTCGGGCTGCCGCTGGTCGGGGCGCTGCCGCACGTCAGGAGCCTGGCCGCCGCGGTCGACCACGGTGCCGGCCCGGTGCTCGGCCGGTCCGCGGAGCGGGCGGTCGCCCGGGTGCTGGCGCGACTCCCGTGA
- a CDS encoding OFA family MFS transporter — protein sequence MTSTTSSPPTINRWAVLWSSVAVLMCTGAIYAFSVLAGPLSAAHGWTMPQVMMAFTINAAVGPIPMIVGGILTDRGWTRWLVLVGGLMFASGFALTGAATSLTALYLSYGVLAGLGQGLAYSGCLGNTMKLFPDRRGMAAGLITGGMGAASVIAAPVANAIIAGPGVRSAFVWMGAVYAVVVVIASFFLRAAPVGYAPAGWTPPAGRPALAVTWKRTLATPAFWAIFVMMAFGAFSGLMIASNASPIGQNMFGLTAATAAVFVSVYSACNALGRVVWGAVSDRLGYTTALTIIYGVVALCLLVLVTVGSTVGFAIGIIGLGLCFGGVMGVFPALTMTNFGPRYQGVNYAMVFVAYSVSAFFAPRLASGMAAERDGDFTVPFVIAIVLAVIGVGLATLFRRIQRSHLERMSAATPAPAPAPAVAR from the coding sequence ATGACCTCGACGACGTCGTCGCCCCCCACCATCAACCGCTGGGCCGTGCTCTGGTCCTCCGTCGCCGTGCTCATGTGCACCGGCGCGATCTACGCGTTCTCCGTGCTCGCCGGCCCGCTCAGCGCGGCGCACGGCTGGACCATGCCGCAGGTGATGATGGCCTTCACCATCAACGCGGCCGTCGGCCCGATCCCGATGATCGTGGGCGGCATCCTCACCGACCGCGGCTGGACCCGCTGGCTCGTGCTGGTCGGCGGCCTCATGTTCGCCTCCGGCTTCGCGCTGACCGGCGCGGCCACCTCGCTCACCGCCCTGTACCTGTCCTACGGCGTGCTCGCCGGACTCGGCCAGGGCCTGGCGTACTCCGGCTGCCTCGGCAACACGATGAAGCTGTTCCCGGACCGCCGCGGCATGGCGGCCGGCCTCATCACCGGCGGCATGGGCGCGGCGTCCGTGATCGCGGCGCCCGTCGCCAACGCGATCATCGCCGGCCCGGGCGTGCGCTCGGCGTTCGTGTGGATGGGCGCCGTCTACGCGGTCGTCGTCGTCATCGCGTCGTTCTTCCTGCGGGCCGCGCCCGTCGGCTACGCCCCCGCCGGCTGGACGCCGCCCGCCGGGCGCCCCGCGCTCGCGGTGACCTGGAAGCGCACGCTGGCCACGCCGGCGTTCTGGGCGATCTTCGTCATGATGGCGTTCGGCGCGTTCTCCGGCCTCATGATCGCGTCCAACGCGTCGCCGATCGGCCAGAACATGTTCGGCCTCACCGCGGCGACCGCCGCCGTGTTCGTGTCGGTGTACTCCGCCTGCAACGCCCTGGGCCGCGTGGTGTGGGGCGCCGTCTCCGACCGCCTCGGCTACACCACCGCGCTGACGATCATCTACGGCGTCGTGGCGCTCTGCCTGCTGGTCCTCGTCACCGTCGGCTCGACCGTCGGCTTCGCGATCGGCATCATCGGCCTGGGTCTGTGCTTCGGTGGTGTCATGGGCGTCTTCCCGGCACTGACGATGACCAACTTCGGCCCGCGGTACCAGGGCGTGAACTACGCGATGGTCTTCGTCGCCTACTCGGTGTCGGCGTTCTTCGCGCCGCGCCTGGCGTCGGGCATGGCGGCCGAGCGCGACGGCGACTTCACCGTCCCGTTCGTCATCGCCATCGTCCTCGCCGTGATCGGCGTCGGACTGGCCACCCTGTTCCGCCGCATCCAGCGCAGCCACCTCGAGCGGATGTCCGCGGCCACCCCGGCCCCGGCGCCCGCCCCCGCCGTGGCCCGCTGA
- a CDS encoding DUF4244 domain-containing protein, producing MVQSGRGSGSGAEGPAGVTGGPQQVAVAGGRWARGRWARGQGASAAGQGRGAARVLARLRPDGRPGDAGMATAEYAVVMIAAVGFAGLLVLILSSAEVREALLGLVRDALSV from the coding sequence ATGGTGCAGAGCGGCAGGGGCTCCGGGTCGGGCGCGGAGGGCCCGGCGGGCGTGACGGGCGGGCCGCAGCAGGTCGCCGTTGCCGGGGGGCGGTGGGCGCGCGGGCGGTGGGCGCGCGGGCAGGGGGCGTCGGCCGCGGGCCAGGGCCGAGGGGCGGCGCGGGTCCTTGCCCGCCTGCGGCCGGACGGGCGCCCCGGAGACGCCGGGATGGCGACGGCCGAGTACGCGGTCGTGATGATCGCCGCAGTGGGGTTCGCCGGTCTGCTGGTGCTCATCCTCAGCAGCGCCGAGGTGCGGGAGGCGCTGCTCGGGCTCGTGCGCGACGCGCTGTCGGTGTGA
- a CDS encoding TadE family type IV pilus minor pilin, with translation MTVPRLRPRLPLRLRLRLPLRLPLPHRLRLPRQLRFPLRYRYRYRHRHRLPSRLPIRPGLGARPWPWRVAACTAGLSRPRGGPPVPGGPARRATAERGSVTAEFAVLLPVVVLLLGGVVAVTSTAATHLRCADAARAAARAAALGQSDGEVAAVARRVAGPGTVVAVRHDGGWVEVVVESGVGPALPLVGGLTVWGAATSRAEP, from the coding sequence GTGACCGTGCCCCGCCTCCGCCCCCGGCTCCCACTTCGGCTCCGGCTTCGGCTCCCACTTCGGCTCCCGCTCCCGCACCGGCTTCGGCTTCCACGTCAGCTCCGGTTCCCGCTCCGGTACCGGTACCGGTACCGACACCGACACCGACTCCCTTCCCGGCTCCCGATCCGGCCCGGGCTCGGGGCGAGACCGTGGCCGTGGAGGGTGGCCGCATGCACCGCCGGCCTCTCGCGGCCCAGGGGCGGCCCGCCTGTCCCCGGTGGCCCAGCGCGGCGCGCCACCGCCGAGCGCGGGTCCGTCACGGCGGAGTTCGCGGTCCTGCTGCCCGTCGTGGTGCTGCTGCTCGGCGGTGTCGTCGCCGTGACGTCCACGGCCGCCACACACCTCCGGTGCGCCGACGCCGCCCGCGCCGCCGCCCGGGCCGCGGCGCTCGGCCAGTCGGACGGGGAGGTCGCCGCCGTGGCCCGACGCGTCGCGGGGCCCGGCACCGTGGTCGCCGTCCGGCACGACGGCGGGTGGGTCGAGGTCGTCGTCGAGTCGGGGGTCGGACCGGCCCTGCCGCTCGTCGGAGGCCTGACGGTATGGGGCGCCGCGACCTCGAGGGCCGAGCCGTGA
- a CDS encoding TetR family transcriptional regulator, with amino-acid sequence MTDQDDQRPPGRPRSPDLEQRALAAVLDVFAEKGWTGLSIAEVAARARVGKSSLYLRWPNKTALLADALRQVQDTPHAPGADAPGAAGTTAPDAAPLADPPAGHATPAPDATPDPAPDATPDDRAATSPATTPPGAAAPDAVPGSLRDYLVAHAQRRADLYLGKDGLAMLRLYVEARAFPVPLAEVRHEAITRFVLSERQRVEQAIDEEELPPGTSVVHLLDAIEGSVLMHVLVTPPHLIDRVRSTLPAYLERMVDLQLAAAGAGPGPGPAPAA; translated from the coding sequence GTGACCGACCAGGACGACCAGCGCCCGCCGGGGCGCCCCCGGTCGCCCGACCTCGAGCAGCGCGCGCTCGCTGCCGTGCTCGACGTGTTCGCCGAGAAGGGCTGGACCGGGCTCTCGATCGCCGAGGTCGCGGCGCGCGCCCGCGTGGGCAAGTCCTCGCTGTACCTGCGCTGGCCGAACAAGACCGCCCTGCTCGCGGACGCGCTCCGCCAGGTCCAGGACACCCCGCACGCCCCGGGTGCCGACGCCCCGGGCGCCGCCGGGACGACCGCCCCCGACGCCGCGCCGCTCGCGGACCCGCCGGCGGGCCACGCGACCCCCGCGCCCGACGCAACCCCCGACCCGGCACCCGACGCGACCCCCGACGACCGCGCCGCCACGTCCCCCGCGACGACGCCCCCCGGTGCCGCCGCGCCCGACGCCGTCCCGGGCTCCCTGCGCGACTACCTCGTCGCGCACGCCCAGCGCCGCGCGGACCTGTACCTCGGCAAGGACGGCCTGGCGATGCTGCGCCTCTACGTCGAGGCGCGCGCGTTCCCGGTGCCGCTGGCGGAGGTGCGCCACGAGGCGATCACCCGGTTCGTGCTGAGCGAGCGGCAGCGCGTCGAGCAGGCCATCGACGAGGAGGAGCTGCCGCCGGGCACCTCCGTCGTGCACCTGCTGGACGCCATCGAGGGGTCGGTGCTCATGCACGTGCTGGTCACGCCGCCGCACCTCATCGACCGGGTCCGGTCGACGCTGCCGGCGTACCTGGAGCGCATGGTGGACCTGCAGCTCGCAGCAGCGGGCGCGGGCCCTGGACCAGGACCCGCGCCGGCTGCGTGA
- a CDS encoding acyl CoA:acetate/3-ketoacid CoA transferase, whose protein sequence is MAQIITAEEAAALIPDGATVALSGFGLSCVNEETMAAVERRFLATGAPSALHVVHASAVGNRRDKGMSHWGHRGLVKRWMGGIAIASPAFAQLISEDAVEAYNLPQGVITQLYREIAAHRPGVVTKVGLGTFVDPRVEGARMSACTTEDYVQVVELAGEEWLFYPSFPIQVGLIRGTVADTHGNLTMSKEGLKMEVLPIAQAVHNSGGIVIAQVESVAEAGSLDPNDVKVPGLLVDYLVVSEPENHFQTENTHYNPSFSGQLRVPLSSVASIPLGERKVIARRAAMELRRGAVLNLGVGIPCDVGSVTAEEGVSDLILGTTEAGAVGGVPAGLKDFGHSWNPEALVDHHAQFDFYDGGGLDVAVLGLAQTDAHGNVNVSKFGSRVAGCGGFINISQSARTLVFAGTFTAGGLETEVVDGTLRIVTEGRARKFLADVEQITFSGQVAAKAGQRVLYVTERAVLELRDGRMTVTEVAPGIDLQRDVLDQMDFVPDVAEDLRTMPAGLFSEKWGGLADIVG, encoded by the coding sequence GTGGCCCAGATCATCACTGCCGAGGAAGCCGCCGCCCTGATCCCGGACGGCGCGACCGTCGCCCTGTCCGGCTTCGGCCTGTCGTGCGTGAACGAGGAGACGATGGCCGCCGTCGAGCGGCGCTTCCTCGCGACCGGGGCGCCGAGCGCCCTGCACGTCGTGCACGCCAGCGCGGTCGGCAACCGCCGCGACAAGGGCATGAGCCACTGGGGCCACCGCGGCCTGGTGAAGCGCTGGATGGGCGGCATCGCGATCGCCTCCCCCGCGTTCGCGCAGCTCATCTCCGAGGACGCCGTCGAGGCCTACAACCTCCCGCAGGGCGTCATCACCCAGCTCTACCGCGAGATCGCCGCGCACCGCCCGGGCGTCGTCACGAAGGTCGGCCTGGGCACGTTCGTCGACCCGCGGGTCGAGGGCGCGCGGATGTCCGCCTGCACCACCGAGGACTACGTCCAGGTGGTCGAGCTCGCCGGCGAGGAGTGGCTGTTCTACCCCTCCTTCCCGATCCAGGTCGGCCTGATCCGCGGCACCGTGGCGGACACCCACGGCAACCTCACGATGAGCAAGGAGGGCCTCAAGATGGAGGTCCTGCCCATCGCGCAGGCCGTGCACAACTCCGGCGGCATCGTCATCGCGCAGGTCGAGTCCGTGGCCGAGGCCGGCTCGCTCGACCCCAACGACGTCAAGGTCCCCGGCCTGCTCGTCGACTACCTCGTGGTCTCGGAGCCGGAGAACCACTTCCAGACCGAGAACACCCACTACAACCCGTCGTTCTCGGGCCAGCTGCGCGTCCCGCTGTCGAGCGTCGCGTCGATCCCCCTCGGCGAGCGCAAGGTGATCGCGCGCCGCGCGGCCATGGAGCTGCGCCGCGGCGCCGTGCTCAACCTCGGCGTCGGCATCCCCTGCGACGTCGGCTCGGTCACCGCGGAGGAGGGCGTCAGCGACCTGATCCTGGGGACCACCGAGGCCGGCGCGGTCGGCGGCGTGCCCGCGGGCCTCAAGGACTTCGGCCACTCCTGGAACCCCGAGGCCCTGGTCGACCACCACGCGCAGTTCGACTTCTACGACGGCGGCGGCCTCGACGTCGCGGTGCTCGGCCTCGCGCAGACCGACGCGCACGGCAACGTCAACGTCTCCAAGTTCGGCAGCCGCGTCGCGGGCTGCGGCGGGTTCATCAACATCTCGCAGTCCGCCCGCACGCTGGTGTTCGCCGGCACGTTCACGGCCGGGGGCCTCGAGACCGAGGTCGTCGACGGCACCCTGCGCATCGTCACCGAGGGCCGGGCCCGCAAGTTCCTGGCCGACGTCGAGCAGATCACGTTCTCCGGGCAGGTCGCCGCGAAGGCCGGGCAGCGCGTGCTGTACGTGACCGAGCGCGCCGTGCTCGAGCTGCGCGACGGGCGCATGACGGTCACCGAGGTCGCCCCCGGGATCGACCTGCAGCGCGACGTGCTCGACCAGATGGACTTCGTCCCCGACGTCGCCGAGGACCTGCGGACCATGCCCGCCGGCCTGTTCTCCGAGAAGTGGGGCGGGCTGGCCGACATCGTCGGCTGA
- a CDS encoding acyl-CoA dehydrogenase family protein: MDFGLTDEQELLLSSLDDLLERECPESYIAELDATHTPPTSFRKALHEAGFASLGFPEEYGGTPVDATTLVLLAARVARQGFNNGYGLELLQAMDILEFGNEEQKQEILGLLADGDVPFALGFTEPGAGSDNSAMATTAVHHDGMVTLNGTKTLITNALQSKYLLLMAKDPSVPDPRAAISMYLVPMDAPGVSTNRLEKIVWHISDSCEIFLDDVTLPESCLVGVKGAGFKQLMRNFEMERLVIASQCWGLAECAFEDAATYAAQRVQFGKPIGQFQLIQQKLTDMAIKIENMRNFVLKTAWMLDQDVPLKSQGALCKRYCAMAAFEVADEAMQIFGGVGVTVGTRVSRLWRDIRGHRFGGGTDEIMVHIAGRQIVKDHS, translated from the coding sequence ATGGACTTCGGCCTGACGGACGAGCAGGAGCTCCTGCTCTCGAGCCTCGACGACCTGCTCGAGCGCGAGTGCCCCGAGTCGTACATCGCGGAGCTCGACGCGACGCACACGCCGCCGACGTCGTTCCGCAAGGCCCTGCACGAGGCCGGCTTCGCCTCGCTGGGCTTCCCCGAGGAGTACGGCGGCACCCCCGTCGACGCCACCACGCTCGTGCTGCTCGCCGCGCGCGTCGCCCGCCAGGGCTTCAACAACGGCTACGGCCTCGAGCTGCTCCAGGCCATGGACATCCTCGAGTTCGGCAACGAGGAGCAGAAGCAGGAGATCCTCGGCCTGCTGGCCGACGGCGACGTGCCGTTCGCGCTCGGGTTCACCGAGCCGGGGGCCGGCTCGGACAACTCCGCGATGGCGACGACCGCGGTCCACCACGACGGCATGGTGACCCTCAACGGCACCAAGACCCTCATCACCAACGCCCTGCAGTCCAAGTACCTGCTGCTCATGGCGAAGGACCCGTCCGTGCCGGACCCGCGCGCCGCGATCTCGATGTACCTGGTGCCGATGGACGCGCCGGGCGTCTCGACGAACCGGCTCGAGAAGATCGTCTGGCACATCTCCGACTCCTGCGAGATCTTCCTCGACGACGTCACGCTGCCCGAGTCCTGCCTGGTCGGCGTCAAGGGCGCCGGCTTCAAGCAGCTCATGCGCAACTTCGAGATGGAGCGCCTCGTCATCGCCTCGCAGTGCTGGGGCCTGGCGGAGTGCGCGTTCGAGGACGCCGCCACCTACGCCGCCCAGCGCGTGCAGTTCGGCAAGCCGATCGGCCAGTTCCAGCTCATCCAGCAGAAGTTGACCGACATGGCGATCAAGATCGAGAACATGCGGAACTTCGTGCTGAAGACCGCGTGGATGCTCGACCAGGACGTGCCGCTCAAGAGCCAGGGCGCGCTGTGCAAGCGCTACTGCGCGATGGCCGCGTTCGAGGTCGCCGACGAGGCGATGCAGATCTTCGGCGGCGTCGGCGTCACCGTCGGCACCCGCGTCTCGCGCCTGTGGCGGGACATCCGCGGCCACCGGTTCGGCGGCGGCACCGACGAGATCATGGTCCACATCGCCGGCCGGCAGATCGTCAAGGACCACAGCTGA
- a CDS encoding type II secretion protein F: MRRPRGRPLPAARRRAVLRRVHAVLAATRLAGDLGAPLAGVLEECARSMQADADAETEVRAALAGPEHTTRLLTWLPVLGLLTGVLLGARPHAVLLDGGAGSLAAGTGVLLTFAGRVWVARIVAAAREPGPGPEGAR; encoded by the coding sequence GTGCGGCGGCCGCGGGGGCGCCCGCTCCCGGCGGCGCGGCGTCGAGCGGTCCTGCGTCGGGTCCACGCGGTCCTCGCCGCCACCCGGCTCGCGGGCGACCTGGGCGCGCCGCTCGCCGGCGTCCTCGAGGAGTGCGCCCGGTCGATGCAGGCGGACGCGGACGCCGAGACCGAGGTCCGGGCAGCGCTCGCGGGGCCGGAGCACACCACCCGGTTGCTGACGTGGCTCCCGGTGCTCGGCCTCCTGACCGGGGTCCTGCTCGGCGCCCGACCGCACGCCGTGCTGCTCGACGGCGGCGCCGGCTCGCTCGCGGCCGGGACGGGGGTGCTCCTGACATTCGCGGGGCGGGTGTGGGTGGCCCGGATCGTCGCGGCTGCGCGGGAGCCCGGTCCCGGTCCCGAGGGAGCGCGGTGA